TCTCGACCGTCAATCCCTTCTTCAATAATAATTTTGCGGTCATATTCAAAAGCTTCCTCAAAGGCTTTTGCTAAACTTTGGCGATCCTTACATTTACTGATTCCTACACTTGAGCCTAAGTTCGCCGGCTTGACAAAACAAGGGTAGCCAAGTTTTTCTTCGACGCTTTTGTATGCTGTTTCCGCGTCCTTTTCCCAATCTCCACGTAAATACCATACATATCTAGCCTGCTTAATACCCGCCTGTTCATAGATGTTTTTCATCATGACTTTATCCATTCCGGCAGCGGAAGCTAGCACGCCATTACCGACATAAGGAATGTTCAACAGTTCTAACAATCCTTGAACAGTCCCATCTTCCCCGTTCGGCCCGTGCAGTAACGGGAAAACGACATCAATTTTATTTTCAGACGTATCGTTGTTGTCAGCTTTTGTTGCAACGGAGAAGATTTCTGAGTTTAACGCAAGAGGAGAGATTGATTCGCCTTCTTCTTTTAGTCGAAGCTTCTTGACATCATCAACGGGACCTTGAAGCTGAGCTCCCCTGACCCACTCTCCAGTTTCTGTAATATATATTGGATGGACTTCATACTTTGTTAAGTCTAATGCTTTAATAACAGCTTTTGCAGTTTGTAATGAAACTTTATGTTCAGCGGATTTTCCACCATACAATAATCCTAGTTTAATCATGTTCACCCTCCATAACGATTTATCCTTCTCATTGTAACATTTTCGCTTCTAAGTTAAATACTAATTTATCCCTAGTTTCCACCCGTACTCGCTTATTAGCCTATTTTTAAATAATGTATGTAGAGATCTTTTCTTTGGGCATGTTTCTTCGAATATTTTTTCGATATGAAGCTAGAGATTATGTCTTGGCTAATATTTTATTTTCGATACATTACTACATGAACTCTTTACTTGCGACTTCCACTCCTTACTTGCGACAACGTTATTTCTCTCTTCTTTGAACAAATACCTGTAAATGTTTCGTTTTAAACAATTCAAATAACATGTGAAGAAAAATGTATGAATCGAAAAACCTAGCGAGGGAACAACAGCCCAAGCTAGGTCCTTTTGGGCATAACTTTTCTTCGATGCAGTATTCTAAGGACGCTTTACTAAACTGCTTGCGCCTTTATTCACCCTCTACATTCCTCTTTAAGGCTTGAAACCATTCTTTCGTTTTCGTTTGGTTCTTCGCATTGATGTATAATGACTCGTTTTCAGTTTCTATTAAAATAAACGGTGGGGAATCTTTGTGGACGAAAAGCCAGGCATCTCCAACTTCTTTTAACCTATACCTTCCTTTTGCTCGTTGGCCGATTGAAAAGCCATGTGCTCTCAACTTTACTTCTGGTAGTTGATCGACAATTTCGACGTATCTAATATCAGCTACTTGCCACTTCCCTCCGTAATAACCAGAAACACGAATTTCTTCTTCATTTACAGATAATTCGCTTGATTGATAAGCAGCAAACATGACAAATGCAATAATGCTAACTGTAATAAATTGCGCACCTAGAATGATTAATAACGTACGTTTTTGATTTTTCTCTGAACGCTTCTTATTAATCATAAGCAGATGAGTAAACATATAAACAACTACAGCGAGGAAAGAACCCTCAACTGAAAACGGAACTGATAAAAGGGCAAGTATGAACCCAATAAGGAGAATTATCCCGCTATTAATTAAAACTCTTCCTACCGCTTGCGGATACCCATTATTAATTAACTTTCGTTTTTCTTCCTTACTTTTTAACGCAAATCCAGAGATAAGATCATATATCTCTTTTTTCAGGATAAAATATCCTCCCAAAAACAAAAGAACCATCGGGATCATTATAGTAATAAACTTGATGAATGATTGTTCCATGCAAACTCCTCCAGACCCACACGATACAATGGTCCTTATCAGTAGCTTTATATAAGGCCATACTTTATTTCTATGTTTTTAGTAAAAAAAAAGAAAC
The Bacillus shivajii DNA segment above includes these coding regions:
- a CDS encoding DUF3784 domain-containing protein, giving the protein MEQSFIKFITIMIPMVLLFLGGYFILKKEIYDLISGFALKSKEEKRKLINNGYPQAVGRVLINSGIILLIGFILALLSVPFSVEGSFLAVVVYMFTHLLMINKKRSEKNQKRTLLIILGAQFITVSIIAFVMFAAYQSSELSVNEEEIRVSGYYGGKWQVADIRYVEIVDQLPEVKLRAHGFSIGQRAKGRYRLKEVGDAWLFVHKDSPPFILIETENESLYINAKNQTKTKEWFQALKRNVEGE
- a CDS encoding D-alanine--D-alanine ligase — its product is MIKLGLLYGGKSAEHKVSLQTAKAVIKALDLTKYEVHPIYITETGEWVRGAQLQGPVDDVKKLRLKEEGESISPLALNSEIFSVATKADNNDTSENKIDVVFPLLHGPNGEDGTVQGLLELLNIPYVGNGVLASAAGMDKVMMKNIYEQAGIKQARYVWYLRGDWEKDAETAYKSVEEKLGYPCFVKPANLGSSVGISKCKDRQSLAKAFEEAFEYDRKIIIEEGIDGREVEIAVLGNDDPECSVVGEIVPKTDFYDYKAKYEDGDTGLIIPANISDEEYEEIKLVAIQSFQALDCSGLVRADFFITKDGEVLMNEVNTMPGFTPFSMFPMLWQESGLEYSELIEKLVELGVERHEEKQKIKHTF